The Myxococcales bacterium genome includes a region encoding these proteins:
- the pepF gene encoding oligoendopeptidase F — protein sequence MKKMFLSILIILATTLSQEAIAMSYQPDSNAPRSSVPDEYKWDTSVIFKSDAAWNAAFSKVMNSLGSLQKYKGKLDSPEKLSKCLDEFFDAKLQMSRLSLYAELKLAEDKNVEKYQIMFQKTSDMATSFNTKTSFIKETILRAGNEEMEKNLAFGEIKKYVPYIKELRRRTDRIRGEETEQILAMSGDNLFASSWPTSDIEMIFKSIMRDLQFPKIKDEGGKEVQLNLSNYSKFRASKDRVVRKAAVEAFLESLKKYENILAATLAGEVKRDVFFAKARKYDRAVDAYLDADDIDAKVMDNLIDTVNENLKPLHRYVELRGKMLGIKDIHLYDLYTPIVQKADASISYDEGANMVVESLAPLGKEYTDVVAKAVKPGSGWIDAYPNKGKESGAFSTSAWGIHPFIKLNYQEKIDDVSTLTHELGHTMHSYLNMNVQPFVTFGYSTFTAEIASTFNENLLTEYLLEKYADNDEMQLYILGNLLEQIRTTIYRQTLFAEFERKIHSFAEAGIPITADLFNKTYLDLIKKYYGPKFRIGKDDEVEWAFIPHFYYKFYVFSYATGLSSGIALSQKVLSEGENARIKYIEMLEAPSTSQPIEILKKAGADLTKPQAIEAALNLMDETITRIEKILAKKNKS from the coding sequence CGCCATGAGTTACCAGCCCGACTCAAATGCCCCGAGGTCAAGTGTCCCGGACGAGTATAAATGGGATACATCCGTTATATTTAAAAGCGACGCAGCTTGGAATGCTGCCTTTTCAAAGGTTATGAATTCCTTAGGCTCTCTGCAGAAATACAAGGGGAAACTCGACTCTCCTGAAAAACTTTCCAAGTGCCTTGATGAATTTTTCGACGCGAAGCTTCAGATGTCGCGCCTATCTCTATACGCCGAGCTGAAACTAGCCGAAGACAAAAACGTTGAAAAGTATCAGATCATGTTCCAAAAAACTTCCGACATGGCTACATCTTTCAACACGAAAACTTCATTCATAAAAGAAACGATTCTGCGCGCTGGCAACGAGGAGATGGAAAAAAACCTAGCCTTCGGCGAAATAAAAAAATACGTCCCCTACATAAAGGAGCTGAGGAGGCGCACCGACAGAATCCGCGGTGAGGAGACCGAGCAAATCCTCGCCATGAGCGGCGACAACCTATTCGCATCCAGCTGGCCAACATCCGATATCGAAATGATATTCAAGTCGATCATGAGGGATCTGCAATTCCCAAAGATAAAGGACGAGGGGGGAAAAGAGGTTCAACTAAACCTTTCCAACTATTCCAAGTTTCGAGCCTCCAAGGACAGAGTTGTTCGAAAGGCCGCCGTGGAAGCGTTTTTGGAATCGCTGAAAAAATATGAAAACATACTGGCCGCCACCCTCGCTGGGGAGGTAAAAAGGGATGTCTTCTTCGCCAAGGCCAGAAAATATGACCGCGCTGTCGACGCTTATCTTGATGCTGACGACATAGACGCCAAAGTGATGGACAACCTCATCGATACAGTAAACGAAAATCTAAAACCGTTGCATCGCTACGTTGAGCTGCGCGGGAAAATGCTCGGCATAAAAGACATCCACCTCTACGATCTTTACACTCCAATAGTCCAGAAGGCGGATGCAAGCATATCCTATGATGAAGGGGCCAACATGGTTGTTGAATCGCTCGCCCCCCTCGGAAAAGAATATACGGATGTAGTTGCCAAAGCCGTAAAACCAGGGAGTGGATGGATCGACGCATATCCAAACAAGGGAAAGGAAAGCGGAGCCTTTTCAACTTCTGCATGGGGAATTCATCCGTTTATAAAATTGAACTACCAGGAAAAAATAGATGACGTCTCAACGCTGACACACGAACTGGGCCACACTATGCACAGCTATCTCAATATGAATGTCCAGCCATTCGTCACATTCGGATACTCGACATTCACGGCTGAAATAGCCTCCACTTTCAATGAAAACCTGCTCACGGAATACCTTCTCGAAAAGTACGCCGACAACGACGAGATGCAACTTTACATACTCGGCAACCTGCTCGAGCAGATACGCACAACGATATACAGGCAAACTCTCTTCGCCGAATTCGAAAGAAAAATACACTCATTCGCGGAGGCGGGGATCCCGATAACCGCAGATCTGTTCAACAAAACCTATCTGGATCTGATCAAAAAATACTACGGCCCCAAATTCAGGATCGGAAAAGATGATGAGGTGGAGTGGGCGTTCATCCCTCACTTCTATTATAAGTTTTACGTCTTCTCGTACGCGACTGGGCTTTCCAGTGGAATAGCGCTCTCTCAGAAGGTTCTATCAGAAGGCGAAAACGCCAGAATAAAATACATCGAGATGCTCGAAGCTCCAAGCACCTCACAGCCAATTGAAATTCTGAAAAAAGCGGGAGCCGATCTCACGAAGCC